DNA sequence from the Scylla paramamosain isolate STU-SP2022 chromosome 4, ASM3559412v1, whole genome shotgun sequence genome:
CCACACAAGTGAGCACAGATTCTGCAAGCCACTTATTGCATGCCAGGTTACGACATCCACTTCATCTAACTTTCAAATACTACATTATCTGTTAGAACAACAACCTGTAATGACATGTGTTATGTGGAATTGGGTTACCCTCCACTGAAAGACCTTGTACTGAGCAGACAAAGAAAGTTTTTTAAAAAGATGTGGCAAGAAAGAGTGCATATGAATGATGACCCCTTGATCTTTGCTATTAAAACCACTCTTAATAATAGACTTAATACAAGatcttttatttctcagttaATTAACGACGACAGAAATGATATACATATTGCCatggaaaaattaaagtgtGACATATCTGCCTCAGATTCCTCCAGGAGAGTAACATACAAAGCAATAAATCCCAGTCTATCGGTTCATGATATCTACACCCGCAAAAAGGGAATCAGAGAAGACCTAAGAATTAATTTCACAAGATTTCGTCTGTCGGCACACTGGTTAGCAGTTGAGGTGGGCAGGTGGAAAAGACGGGGGCGTGGCCGCCTACCTCTAGAGGAGCGGTTGTGTCCCTGCGGACAAGTACAGACAGAAGTTCATGTCATCGAGCAATGTCCCCTCTCACAACACATCCGTGACACATATACATATTCTACACTACAGGAACTATTCAGTGGCTCCTTTGATAATACAAGACTATGCATTATTATAAGCTCAATCTTGAACTTATATTCCCACAATTTGTGACATATTTAGGTATTAGGGTTATGTAACATTAGTTGTCATATTGGtgacctgttttcttttctgtaatgaACAAGATTTATTATAGTACTGAGTTATGTTGGACTCataaattaatattgttatgtaaTTATTACTGTAAGTGCAagatgttgtggtcaataaaactatGAACTATGAACTATGTCAACAGTTGTGACATGTTCCTTCCGGAAGAAATCGCTCCCGACAGCCCATTCATGGCAGAGTGCCCATCGTTTCAACGCTTGTGTCGCGGCGCTGATCCCAAAGACGGTGTATACTTACAAATAGCGGCAGCCATACCTGAACCTCGAACCATTAAGACCCACCTGCCCTTCTCTCTGTTTCACCCCTCGCTGCTCGACACGGCCAAGGTAATCCATACCACAACGAATTTGTCTAATCATTTCATTATTCTAATTCTATAAGATTTTGCAGCCTCACAAATGAACTCTGAATTGTAAACCTGTCCGTGTTCTCCCGCATGGTAATATGGAATTCAACTCATCGCCTGTGTTGGTCTTAAGATTGCTCATTGTAACACTCAGATGTTTGCATTACACGTGTATTATAGATATCATATAAGCTTATTCATTTAAACTTACAGCTCAAGGCTGACATATTAATGGTTCGTGCCTGAATTGAGATCAAGTGAACATGTTAATGAAACTTTAACGCAATATTTTTTTACGCTGGAGTAGTCGGTCTTCGGTGTTAAGGCGCCGTGTATTCTTCCGACTTCCCACAGGTGGTTTACGTCGTGAGGAATCCCAAGGACGTGTTCTTCTCCTATCTGCACCACTCACGCCTCTTGGTCGACCATGGATTTGTGGGTAGCATGAAAGACTTCATGAAATACTTTATCAATGGAGACTGTGAGTTGTCACTTATTCTTCGATTTTGTCTTAACCACACATATAAGAATTAAAGCATTGAGAATGTAGTTGGTAACAACACTTGCGCAccgatcaccaccaccttgtCTCTGTTTTAATCTCCATTTACTTTATTCTTGGTTTACGAATAGGGAGGTTTTACCGGACCAGGAGCACTTGCGTGCTCTTTTCATTAAATTAAGGTATTCATCTAGTAAATGACGTTTCTGCACATGTATTTACATAGGTTTATTATTATACTACtttattactaaaaaaaataaatatccatCAGTTTTGTTCTGCCCTTCAAATATTTCAAAACATGATCACATTTAGTATCGAATCTTTTGTTGAATTGTTAATCTGGTGCACCGCCTCATCCCCAATGACAGTGGTGTACGGCGCTTATGACGAGCACGTGAAGGAGGCGTGGGAGCGCCGCGACCATCCCAACCTGCACTTGTTGTTCTATGAAGACCTCAAGGCGAATACTTTGAAGGAATTACGCAAACTCAGTGACTTCATAGGCACCGAGCTGACAGACGACGAACTCAAAAAGGTAATGCCTGGTGTGAGGTAGGTGGTGTGGAAAGATCCTTATGGGTCTAGCTAACTCTTGAAACACGCGGCCAATTTTAACAAAGTTCCTACAGTCTAGAAATCATCCTCACATTCCGGCTATCagtcaaataaataaagtcaACAATAAATAGTTGAACAAGGAACACGTAGTACGTACcattaaaggggaaaaaacgcTAGTAAGAACCCAACTAATTATATTTTTGTGACCCTTGAAAATAATTTTTAATGAGAAAGCAATGCGTTTAAGAATATGAACTGTTCTTGTAATTACATCACTTATTTTATTTGCTGTATTTATtcactgaatatatatatatatatatatatatatatatatatatatatatatatatatatatatatatatatatatatatatatatatatatatatatatatatatatatatatatgtatatatatatatatatatatatatatatatatatatatatatatatatatatatatatatatatatatatatatatatatatatatatatatatataatgtgtgtgtgtaacttggTCACAACATTTAGGGATACGGAacaaggaacaaaaaataaaataaaataaataaataaataaaataataaatagaataaagacaAGACAGCCtttagtgtgtatgtatgtgtgtatgttggtaGATGACTGACCGTGTATCCGGCAGATCGCTGAGTACACCTCATTTGACCAAATGAAGGCCCGGGATAACGATAAATTGAAGGACTTCTACAACCACGACATATGGAAAAAAGACGGTGGATTCTtcaggaaaggtgagagagagagagagagagagagagagagagagagagagagagagagagagagagagagagagagagagagagagagagagagagagagagagagagagagagagagagagagagagagagaattttcatgtAGTGTAAAATAATTTTGCCATCTAATATGGAGGTAACGTGAACCACAAAAATTATTCATCGTGTTGCATCCGTGGTTGACCTGAAACATCTCCCTACATAATTTGACACACTATAAATCACATAAACACTGGGATCGCAAATTATGACGACAATGATGGAACAGTGAGGCTGCATCCTGATATAAACCTATAAATAATGAGCTATACCAAGGGAGCCAAGCAGTGAGCGGCCTTCCTTTTCctgacacaacaacaacaacaataacaacaacagcgtcAAGCGCATTAATAGTCTAATACGCAATACAAGCAAAATAATAAGAGTTAAAAGTAGGAAGGATTCAAATTAAAGGATGCGTAGTGGTAAACGTTCTATGAAATCTTCGTGAGCCTTGTAATAGTGGGCGGAAGAACATGAAAGTATCTCCATGGCCGGCACGGCAGAGTCCAAATTGTGGATTCTTTTTTATATGTACTAATGTTTTcacctattttatttctttttttttgttgttgtttctttccgTATATggttttataatgttttctcgagataaaaaaaaaacaaaaaaaataaataaataaataaataaaaaataaaataaaaaaaactggtgacacTTGTTATGGGAATCTTGGCAGATACCGTGAAGCTGTAAACTGCAGCAACATTATATTCAAGGCAGGATGTGCAGTATTTTCATGTCATAAACATTTATGATTTTCAGATTACTAGTAGTAAAACTGAATGGCGTTGAACTGTAGGCATTTTAAGCACTCGGCGAACTACCTACACTATATTGAGATGAACACCCATCTGCTACACGTGGTAATGTTTTGGCGCGACAAGCTGGTGCTCATTTTTACTGTTTAGTGTTCTCCTTCTATGTAAAGTTCTTTGACCCACTGACAATCTTACGAAATCTGAGAATCGAAAGTTTCATGACATAAAAGGATTGAGGGAAAAACGCCAAAGACAGAGGCGGCGCGGCGAGCTGCTATCAGCAGCTCCTTTACCACCCCATGTCTGCAGCTGCGCTGTCGCGGCGAGACTCAGTTTGGTAGAATGGAGCTTGTTGGTTTCAGCCAAAATTAATTAgctagagtgtgtgtgtgtgtgtgatccttaATCTTTGTCACTGAGTCTCTAGCTAAAAATTCCAAAGGTCATTAGTAATATTGACAAGATGTCACAATAACAAGGTTATTGTTgttaataagaaaatacaagtcCTCATCCTACAGGACAAAGTGGTGGCTGGAAGAAAAACCTTCCCGAGGACGTCACTGCTGAGATGGATGCCTGGATCAAGAAAAGTTTCAACTTTGGCATCACCTTGAAGTAGTCTGCACACAGCAATAATTAATTTCCAAGAGCTGGAGTCACTTAATTCATAAAACTCTAAACGTATGTATAACAAATCCATTAATTTTTAAATAATCTTGGTTTCTAGCATTCATAATGTATGTCATCACGATATGAACATCAATGATCAACAGTGAACTTAGTCTGGTATACAATACGTATTATAAAATCATGAAGTATATACCAATCAtggttctttatttatttttttatatgaggCACCTCGAGCCAGAGTGACGCAAGTGCCCAAAATTGAAAATGGAGAAAACGCTGTCAAAGTTTTGCAAGTTTCAAATTGCGATCTCTTCAATAAATTGATAGAAAGTAATGATTGCTATAAAAATATAGTAATTTGTGCCCTTTGCACTATTTAAGTTGAATTCCATTATGAAGTTTACAATTAAAttatattattaaaaataaataggtgaCTGCGTTTTTCCTTTTATACGATTTTGTTTAGGATATCACACAGCTACATTAAAATTGTATCAAACACCCACGCATTGTTTATTCCCTTTATTCTATctagttgttttattttctgtgtattAATAGGGGAATCacaaccagtttttttttttttttgtgaacttATCAATTATAAAGCAAAAAAGTAAATGACATACAAGTAATTCCTAAGATGAACACGAACGATAATGATacaagcgtaaaaaaaaaaaaactgaaaggaactaaaacaaaagaactaaTAAACGTTATGAAAATAAACCGTTATAAAGGATAAGAggataatataaagaaataataaaatcatcCAATACTTCCAAAATCCACGTTGGCTTCCTGAGCCGTTATTGCCTGGCTT
Encoded proteins:
- the LOC135099817 gene encoding sulfotransferase 1C4-like isoform X1 → MTRQQMLLDSGHKATLLEGEELAQQQKDFHGYKEGLLRLNPGRWLYTARFTKFANKIYNFKWKTGDVVVMTFPKCGTTWTQEIIWTMRNNVNFDHPLAMEPAMDRAPFLDCDMFLPEEIAPDSPFMAECPSFQRLCRGADPKDGVYLQIAAAIPEPRTIKTHLPFSLFHPSLLDTAKVVYVVRNPKDVFFSYLHHSRLLVDHGFVGSMKDFMKYFINGDLVYGAYDEHVKEAWERRDHPNLHLLFYEDLKANTLKELRKLSDFIGTELTDDELKKIAEYTSFDQMKARDNDKLKDFYNHDIWKKDGGFFRKGQSGGWKKNLPEDVTAEMDAWIKKSFNFGITLK
- the LOC135099817 gene encoding sulfotransferase 1C4-like isoform X2, yielding MLLDSGHKATLLEGEELAQQQKDFHGYKEGLLRLNPGRWLYTARFTKFANKIYNFKWKTGDVVVMTFPKCGTTWTQEIIWTMRNNVNFDHPLAMEPAMDRAPFLDCDMFLPEEIAPDSPFMAECPSFQRLCRGADPKDGVYLQIAAAIPEPRTIKTHLPFSLFHPSLLDTAKVVYVVRNPKDVFFSYLHHSRLLVDHGFVGSMKDFMKYFINGDLVYGAYDEHVKEAWERRDHPNLHLLFYEDLKANTLKELRKLSDFIGTELTDDELKKIAEYTSFDQMKARDNDKLKDFYNHDIWKKDGGFFRKGQSGGWKKNLPEDVTAEMDAWIKKSFNFGITLK